A segment of the Peptoclostridium acidaminophilum DSM 3953 genome:
TGTTTAAGGCAAACTCCGCCATTTTTCTTGAAATAGCTGCCGCTTCACCAGTGCAAGCTTCAAGCCTTCCGGCAATGGCTCCTTCTATGCATTTTGACAGCTTTTCCCTTTCTTCGCTTGAAAACTCAATGGATCTGATTGCTCCGTACTGCGCAATAACCGAATCCACAAATTCGTCCAGCTCTCCATCCGAAAGCTCAAGCTCTATTTCTGCGAACTTGGAGATATTTTCTTTGAGTCTCTTTTGGAAAGACTTCATAACTCCTTTTGCCATGTCGTAATCGAATTTAGGTATACTCTGTCCGCCGTGCTGGTCGTTCTGGTTTGCCTGTATGGCTATTGCTGCAAGTGCGGCATAGCTGAGTACATCATTTGGCTCCCTCAAAAAACCGTGGCCTGTCGAAAAGCCCCCGTCAAACAGCTTAGATATGTCTATCTGGCAGCATGTAGTTGTTCCCATGTTGAGGAAATCCATGTCATGTATATGTATATCCCCTCTTTCATGAGCCATGGCATGCTCAGGCTTTATGACAAACTTCTTACAAAACTCCTTAGATACGGCGCTTCCATACTGGAGCATTATCCCCATAGGAGTGTTGCCGTCTATGTTTGCATTTTCCCTCTTTATGTCAGCATCCTCTGAATCCAGGAAGGTTATGTTGTGTATGTCCTGCATCAGCCTGTTCTTGGAATCCCTTATCCTTGTTCTTTCAGCCCTGTAGAGTATGTAGATTTCGCTCGTCTTGGCATGGCCTGTCTTTATTAGCGTTCTTACTACCGCATCCTGAACTTCTTCAACAGTAGGCACCTGACCTGCAAATTTTTTGTTTATAAAAGCTATGGCATCGTCTGTAAGCGCTTCGGCAACGCTATAGTCCGCAGTTCTACCCTCTTTTTTTGCAGCCTCGCTTGCTGCAAGATATATTGCCCTTGTTATTTTCTCGCTGTTAAACGGAATGATTCTTCCATCTCTCTTTTTTATCATATCGATCATATTCATGGCTCCCTTCGCGATTCTAAAACTAAAATATCCACATCATCCACAAGTAATCCACACTATATTGTGGGTACATTCCATATATACACTACATATAGATATGTCTAACAAAAAAAATTGCCTTTTTAATTTTATGCGCTGATTCTCGCATTAAAGAAAGGCTTGCCTTTTATAAACTGTCTCTTCTATATAGTTTCATCTATGCCATATATCATATCAGTTTTTTTGAAATCTGGCAAATCGCCAGATACGTTGGGATTGCTTATTCGAAAATACGAATACAAGCAAATCTAGACTGTTCAGAAAAACAACTAAAATTTTGGCAACAAACAAAAAAATTCAATTCTGTAAAAGGCAATGTGGCTCAAATTTGCAGCTGATCTATCCAAAATACACTTTGAAAGCCATATAGAATGCCAGCAGCGAGAATGTCAGAAACAGCGTTTTTTCTCCGGCGCTTCCCGATTTAAAGGCTTTTAGCAGGCTGATTCTCTTTTTTGCCGGATAAAAAAGCTGGACTCCTCCTGAATTGAAAATGTCAGCCACTATATGGAGCACATATCCTATTGCAAAAGGAAAAGCGAGGCTCTCCCTTCCCGTTTCAAACCCTATTTTGTATGCCGCATATGCGAAGACAACGCTTCCAAGCATGCTGTGCGTCACACCCCTGTGCTTTGAAAATGCGACAATCAAAAAAATAGGCACTATATATAGAATGGACCCCATACCGGAATTTTTCATATACAGGTATCCTGAAAGAAACGCCAGAATCACATATATTACAAGCTTGTCTATTCCGTTTGATGCTGGAAGTATTTTTCTGTTGAGCATACCCCCCGGATGGTCTATGTCGGGAAGCATACTGCCTACAGCTGCTGCCGCTATGTATTCGGCTCCCGGCATTATCCCCAATGCATCTGCCGCGCAAAATGAAGCCGCCACGCCAATAGATATGTGTGTTTTGCCTGTCATTTCCAAATCCTCCAGACTTATTTTTCGGCCTCCGCCTAGTTTCAGCTACTATATAATTTACTCCATTATGGCATGCAGCGTCAACCGGCTTTTGATCTGTTCTTGTTAATAATAAAACACCTTAAAAGGCCTGATATAAGCCTTTTCAAAACTATTTTTTTGCTTTATAATTTACTTTATACTTTATCGCATTGAAATCCGATTTATGCAAAGTTGCATACTCGGCATATCAAAAGGAGGAAATATCATATGCTTTCACAAAGAGCTCTGAACATCACCCCGTCAGTTACAATAGGAATAAACAGCAAGGTTGCAAAACTAAGAGAACAAAATATTGAAATAATCAACCTCAGCGTGGGAGAACCTGACTTTCCTACTCCTGAAAAGGCAAAACTTGCTGCAATAGAGGCAATAGTCCACAACAAGACCAGATATGACATGGTTTCTGGATTGAAACAGCTTAAAAATTCGATAGTTGAAAAGCTTGAAAAGGAAAACAAGGTTTCATACACGAGCGACCAGATCGTCGTATCGAGCGGTGCCAAGCATGCTATAACAAATGCTCTGATGGCTGTAATAAATCCAGGAGAAGAGGTCCTAATACCAATACCCTACTGGGTGAGCTATCCCGAAACAGTAAAGCTAGTGGGCGGAATTCCTGTATTCGTAGATGCAGACAAGTCAAACAGCTTCAAGGTTACAGTTTCAGACATAGAAAAGCATATAAGCGACAAAACCAGAGTGATAATAATATCAAATCCTTCAAACCCTACAGGGGCAATTTATTCAAAAAAAGAGCTTGAAGAGATAGTAAACTACTGCATCGAGAAGAACATAATAATACTTGCAGACGAGATATATGAAAAGATAAACTATGAAGGCGAATTTACAAGCATAGCGTCCCTTTCCGACAAGGCAAAGGAAATGACTATAACCATAAATGGATTTTCCAAGTCCGCGTCAATGACAGGCTGGAGAGTAGGCTACACAGCATCTAGCAGTGCCATAGCAAAAGCCATAATATCAATACAGGGCCACCTCGTATCCCACCCAAGCACAATCTCACAGTGGGCAGCCTTCGCAGCACTCGACAAATGCGAATCGGACATGGACAACATGGTGGAGGTGTTCAAGCAAAGAAGAGACCTTGCAGCCTCTCTGTTTGACAAGATAAGTGAAATTTCATATGTATACCCTCAGGGAGCGTTTTATATATACGCCGACATATCGAGCCTAAGGGACAAGCTGCCTCACAACGAGAGCCTCTCAATGGCGTTTTGTGAAAGCCTTCTTGAAAAGGAAAGAGTGGCTGTTGTTCCGGGAATAGCTTTCGGAACAGACGATTTCATAAGAATGTGCTATGCGTGCTCAAACGAAGAAATAACAGAGGGAATAAACAGGATAGGCAATTTTATAAAATCGCTTTAATCGAGTAGGAGGCTGACGATTAGTTCATCAGCCGACCTCTCAGTCGAGTAAGCAAGGGGAGTTTCACCCCGAGCTTCTCACAGAACCGTACGTGAAAGTCTCCCTTCATACGGCTCTTATCATTCATAACCGCATTAACTGATATACCGAAGTTTCCAATGTGCGAATAGTCCCGGCTCTCTGCTTTTAACCTCAGAGAGCCATTTTTCTGCCCGTCTTCTATGTCCCCTAAAGTGTTTGAACTTACACATCGCCCACTTTACGAGTCTTCTATCTACGCAGTCCAGGGAGTATTTCATGGCTGACGGATTGTACTTGCTGAAATAGTTCATCCATCCCCTCACTATCGGGTTTATGATTTCAGCTATGATGTTTATGGAACTCCCAGTTCTTTTGTGAATTTCCAAGGCCTTGATTTTATCTCTAAAGCTCTTACAAGACGTTTTGCTTACGGATGCGATGAAGTTATACCTTAGAATTCCGTCCCTGCACTTGATATTCATCGCTTTAAATGTGTATCCGAGAAAATCAAAGCTTCTGACTGGATAGTTTTCCTTCCTGTCTTTATCGTGACAGTAAGCAATCCGAGTCTTTTCGGGATGAAGTTCCAATCGACATTCCAACATTCTTTCCGTCAGCGCTTGCTTCAGCTGTTTGGCTTGTGTAGGCGTTTGACAATGAATAACGGCATCATCGGCGTATCTCTCAAAAGGACATTTCGGATAATTCCTTTCCATCCAACGGTCAAACGCATAGTGTAGGAACATGTTCGCCAACACAGGGCTGATAACGCCACCTTGAGGGGTTCCGGCTTTCCGAGCTATGTGTTGTCCTTCTTTAGTTGTGAAAGGGGCTTCGAGCCATCTCTTTATATAGAGCTTGGCCCACTTTTCATCCACGTGCTTTTCTACCACGCGCATGAGAAGTTCATGGTCGATATTATCGAACAGACCCTTCACATCCAGTTCTATCACGTAGTCGTACTTCCAGCTTCGCTCACGGGCTCTTCCCACTGCTTCTAATGCAGATTTGTTTGGCCTGTATCCGTATGAGTCCTCGTGAAAAATGGGTTCAACCTTAGGCTCGACAATCATTCTTGCTACCATTTGCGCTATTCGGTCGGTGATGGTAGGTATGCCCAGTCGCCTTGTCCCTCCGGTCTTTTTAGGTATTTCAACTGCCAAAACCGGGGCGGGAATGTAGCTTCCTGAGCTCATCCTATTCCATATCTTGTATAAGTTCTTTTCGAGATTTTCATCAAAGACCTCAAAGGTTATGCCATCTATCCCGGCACTTCCCTTGTTTGCCTTCACTCTTTTATATGCCTCAAGTACTACTTTCTTCGGTATTTTGTACGGTTTGCTCATCCGCATCAAATCCTCCTATTTGATATAGTTGTTTTCTGCTTCTGAGCTGAATGATGATGCCCCTTCGCTCCACTGCCATTACAGCAGTTTCATCACTACTACGAACATCTCCGCCCCTGCGAAATGCATCTCTACTTTCAGCTTTGCCTTTCTGTGGCTTAGACTTTTTCGATTACCATCATTCCGCAGGTTCCCATGTTTCATACAGATGCCTGATATATGCTCATGCCGCCTTAATACCGTCCCACAGATAGTCAGCCTTACAGGTATCTTCTATCCTTTTCCTCAATCAGTGGTGAAGAGTTGAGTTTTGCAGGAACTTTACGCTATCGATACTTCATCAGCGGTTCACTTTCGTTCATCTTCACATATCTCACATGACTGCTTGTGCAGCCTTTTCCTTAATCGCTCACTACCACGACTCTTAATCACAGCAGCATTAAGGTTGTTTGACAGGTTTGCCTGTTCAATCCCTGTCGAAGGACCTACCTTCATCATCCGTATGCCTTTCATGGCACACCACCACCGTACGTACCGTTCAGTATACGGCGGTTCAACCGCTTAAGTGCATTTTGCGTAATTGCTCGTACTGCGCCGGAAAGTCATAGTATCCGGCCTGTACGAGCTTTTCATTTGTGATGGAGCGGGATAAAACCGCGCTACCTGCTATACGCCAGTATCCCAGCCGCGTGTTGCCCCATTGGTATGCCTGCCACTCTGGAATGCCCAGTTTCGTCAGGTTCTTCACCCTCGTTCTTGGTTTCTTCCATTGCTTCCAGATATACATGCGAATCCTTCGGCGCATCCATTCGTTCCATTTGAGCAGAGTTCGTTTGATGTCAGCCACATTATAGTAGCCAAGCCATCCACGGATGTATCTTTTGACGTTCTCCATGACCATGCGCACATTCCTTCCCTGATTCCTGCGGGTCAGTTCCTTCAACTTTCGTTTCGCCTTTGAAAGGGATTCCCGGTGAGCTCGTATGTATATTCCCTTTCCGTTCTTCCCGAGGCAAAACCCTAGGAACTTGAAGTGCTTTATTGCAAACACGCTTACCACCTTGCTCTTTTGGGCGTTCACTCTGAGTTTGAGTCTGTCCTCAAGATATCTGCTACAGGTTTCCATTAGACGTACTGCGGCTCGTTTACTTTTCGCAAGCACCACAATGTCATCCGCATATCTGACTATCTTAACCCCTCGGCCTTCCATCTCCTTGTCGAATTCATTCAGGTAGATGTTGGCCAGTAAAGGTGAAAGCGGCCCGCCTTGCGGCGAGCCTTCCTCAGTTTTGCTGAATACTCCGTTTGCCATGACTCCACTCTTTAGATATTTCTTGATGAGCTCTATCACGCGGTTGTCTTGGAATTTCTTTCGCAGAAGGTTAAGAAGCAGTTCATGGTTCAAGGTGTCAAAGTATTTGGACAGGTCTATTTCTACTGCGTGTCCGTATCCCTGCTTTGCATAGCTTTTCACTTTTAGAATCGCTTGCTGTGCGCTTCTTTTCGGACGGTAGCCATAGCTTCCTTCTGAAAATATTGGTTCGAAGATGGGTTGTAACTTCTGCGCTATGGCCTGCTGGATGACTCGGTCTATTACCGTGGGAATCCCCAGTTTTCGCACACCACCATCGGATTTGGGAATTTCCTTGCGTCGCACCGGACTCGGCTTATAGCTTCCATCCCTGATGCTTTGCAGAAGTTCATCCCTATTTTCCCTTATCCACGAAAACGCATCCTCGACAGTCATTCCATCGATTCCTGGCGCTCCATGGTTACGCTTGACCTGCTTGTAGGCTCTGTTGAGGTTATCCCGTTCCAGTATCCTTTCGAGCAGGTCGATTGCACCATCTCTTTCTTTGCTTTCCCGAGCGCTGGTGCTCTGCGCTCCTGCATACTCTTGACGTTCCACGCTATCCCTTTGCAGGCAGCCCTTTCGGTATTCTGCTTTCAACGCACCAGCCTCCTTCCGGCTCTTACTCAAGACTTGCGATTGTTCAGCCCTTCCCGAAAAAAAAATCGGTACTATGGCCTCTGCTGACTTCTCACGGCAAGCTTTACTCCGTATTTCAGATTTATCTTACTCAACGTCCGTGAGACCTCCCCGGGTAAGAACGATAACCTTCATCCCATGTAACCGCCGCATTTACCGTGTAGGGTTCGGGTAGCATTGGACTTCGTTTTGAGTTGCAAACTCGTCCGCCCTATTTCGGCCTCAATATGCGGTTTCTGTTCGTCGGTTCGGGACTTTGCCTCCGGCTTCCTTC
Coding sequences within it:
- the ltrA gene encoding group II intron reverse transcriptase/maturase: MKAEYRKGCLQRDSVERQEYAGAQSTSARESKERDGAIDLLERILERDNLNRAYKQVKRNHGAPGIDGMTVEDAFSWIRENRDELLQSIRDGSYKPSPVRRKEIPKSDGGVRKLGIPTVIDRVIQQAIAQKLQPIFEPIFSEGSYGYRPKRSAQQAILKVKSYAKQGYGHAVEIDLSKYFDTLNHELLLNLLRKKFQDNRVIELIKKYLKSGVMANGVFSKTEEGSPQGGPLSPLLANIYLNEFDKEMEGRGVKIVRYADDIVVLAKSKRAAVRLMETCSRYLEDRLKLRVNAQKSKVVSVFAIKHFKFLGFCLGKNGKGIYIRAHRESLSKAKRKLKELTRRNQGRNVRMVMENVKRYIRGWLGYYNVADIKRTLLKWNEWMRRRIRMYIWKQWKKPRTRVKNLTKLGIPEWQAYQWGNTRLGYWRIAGSAVLSRSITNEKLVQAGYYDFPAQYEQLRKMHLSG
- a CDS encoding pyridoxal phosphate-dependent aminotransferase, with protein sequence MLSQRALNITPSVTIGINSKVAKLREQNIEIINLSVGEPDFPTPEKAKLAAIEAIVHNKTRYDMVSGLKQLKNSIVEKLEKENKVSYTSDQIVVSSGAKHAITNALMAVINPGEEVLIPIPYWVSYPETVKLVGGIPVFVDADKSNSFKVTVSDIEKHISDKTRVIIISNPSNPTGAIYSKKELEEIVNYCIEKNIIILADEIYEKINYEGEFTSIASLSDKAKEMTITINGFSKSASMTGWRVGYTASSSAIAKAIISIQGHLVSHPSTISQWAAFAALDKCESDMDNMVEVFKQRRDLAASLFDKISEISYVYPQGAFYIYADISSLRDKLPHNESLSMAFCESLLEKERVAVVPGIAFGTDDFIRMCYACSNEEITEGINRIGNFIKSL
- the ltrA gene encoding group II intron reverse transcriptase/maturase, whose translation is MSKPYKIPKKVVLEAYKRVKANKGSAGIDGITFEVFDENLEKNLYKIWNRMSSGSYIPAPVLAVEIPKKTGGTRRLGIPTITDRIAQMVARMIVEPKVEPIFHEDSYGYRPNKSALEAVGRARERSWKYDYVIELDVKGLFDNIDHELLMRVVEKHVDEKWAKLYIKRWLEAPFTTKEGQHIARKAGTPQGGVISPVLANMFLHYAFDRWMERNYPKCPFERYADDAVIHCQTPTQAKQLKQALTERMLECRLELHPEKTRIAYCHDKDRKENYPVRSFDFLGYTFKAMNIKCRDGILRYNFIASVSKTSCKSFRDKIKALEIHKRTGSSINIIAEIINPIVRGWMNYFSKYNPSAMKYSLDCVDRRLVKWAMCKFKHFRGHRRRAEKWLSEVKSREPGLFAHWKLRYIS
- a CDS encoding metal-dependent hydrolase, with translation MTGKTHISIGVAASFCAADALGIMPGAEYIAAAAVGSMLPDIDHPGGMLNRKILPASNGIDKLVIYVILAFLSGYLYMKNSGMGSILYIVPIFLIVAFSKHRGVTHSMLGSVVFAYAAYKIGFETGRESLAFPFAIGYVLHIVADIFNSGGVQLFYPAKKRISLLKAFKSGSAGEKTLFLTFSLLAFYMAFKVYFG